From the Synergistaceae bacterium DZ-S4 genome, one window contains:
- a CDS encoding threonine synthase — translation MIGINSLSRGEDMARPEILKCVLCGKEYSPEPERYVCGTCGLDGTLDVLYDVNEAKKRLMKDSLSLSREMSMWRYRDIMPVLNDANIPELSVGWTPLYENKRLASEYGVRKLYVKDDGRNPTASLKDRASAVGVAKALDFGQKTVACASTGNAASSLSGFAAVTGLESYIFVPEKAPAAKVTQLLVYGANVVLVKGDYAKAFDLATAAIEKFGWYNRNCAINPYLVEGKKTCAMEMAEQLNWEVPDRVFIPVGDGCCIGGLYKGFRDLLELGLIDRMPKITGVQAEGSSPIYKAITENSERVNFGPANTIADSISVGAPRNWAKALRAIRKSGGAAVTVTDNEILSAIPELARSSGVFGEPAGVTGFAGFRKMALAGETAPDETVAVVVTGNGLKDIESAKRSVGKPLSCSPDIEEFSRLIDLRRTHK, via the coding sequence ATGATAGGGATAAACTCTCTCTCAAGGGGTGAGGATATGGCAAGACCGGAGATACTTAAATGCGTACTGTGCGGAAAGGAGTACAGCCCTGAGCCGGAAAGGTATGTCTGCGGCACCTGCGGACTCGACGGAACTCTTGACGTGCTCTACGACGTCAATGAAGCAAAGAAGCGGCTCATGAAGGATTCCCTCTCTCTCAGCAGGGAGATGTCAATGTGGAGATACAGGGATATAATGCCGGTCCTGAATGACGCGAACATCCCCGAACTCTCTGTCGGATGGACCCCTCTTTATGAGAATAAACGGCTGGCATCGGAATACGGGGTCAGAAAACTTTACGTAAAGGACGACGGAAGGAACCCGACCGCCTCGCTCAAGGACAGGGCAAGCGCGGTAGGTGTCGCAAAAGCCCTGGATTTTGGGCAGAAGACGGTCGCATGCGCATCGACAGGAAACGCCGCAAGCTCACTCTCGGGCTTCGCCGCCGTGACAGGACTTGAAAGCTACATATTCGTCCCCGAGAAAGCCCCGGCGGCAAAGGTGACACAACTACTCGTCTACGGTGCCAATGTGGTCCTGGTAAAAGGAGATTATGCGAAAGCATTTGACCTTGCAACGGCAGCGATAGAAAAATTTGGCTGGTACAACAGGAACTGCGCGATAAATCCCTATCTAGTCGAGGGCAAAAAGACCTGCGCGATGGAGATGGCCGAACAGCTGAACTGGGAGGTACCGGACAGGGTCTTCATCCCGGTTGGAGACGGATGCTGCATAGGGGGGCTCTATAAGGGATTCCGGGATCTGCTCGAACTGGGACTCATCGACAGGATGCCCAAGATCACCGGGGTTCAGGCAGAGGGTTCCAGCCCTATATACAAAGCGATAACGGAGAATTCCGAAAGGGTGAACTTCGGTCCTGCAAATACGATAGCTGACAGCATCTCGGTCGGTGCTCCGAGAAACTGGGCAAAGGCACTCAGGGCAATAAGGAAGTCCGGAGGTGCGGCAGTGACGGTCACAGATAATGAGATACTCTCCGCCATCCCGGAACTCGCCCGCTCCTCCGGTGTCTTTGGGGAACCTGCGGGAGTTACCGGTTTTGCGGGATTCCGCAAGATGGCCCTCGCAGGGGAGACAGCTCCGGACGAGACTGTCGCCGTAGTCGTGACGGGAAACGGGCTGAAGGATATCGAGAGCGCAAAGAGATCGGTAGGAAAACCTCTCTCATGTTCTCCGGACATAGAGGAATTTTCAAGACTCATCGATCTACGGCGAACACACAAATAA
- a CDS encoding pyridoxal-phosphate dependent enzyme — MIDLTVNEEKLKNAVEMAKKRNVLIPTFRQMRDPEKYTPAGIREKLKKTGLWDVDPANLFRITWKNEPKKAGGLFGEVNTLEFPSEFTGVKARIIALCGKWFPTGAHKVGASFGCLVPRLVTGQFDPTCQKAVWPSTGNYCRGGAYNAQLLGCESIAILPEGMSKERFEWLRTVAGEIIATPGTESNVKEIYDEVARIRASRPEAVIFNQFDEMGNHLWHYYVTGSAMEEALKKSMGPKDRYAGVVVTSGSAGTTACGDYLKEIYPQSKVGVGEALQCPTLYLNGFGEHRIEGIGDKHIPWVHNVKNTDLVFAIDDNNCMAMVRLCNEPEGQEYLRSLGLSDEFISQLTLMGISGAANVAMAIKMAKYYELTENDVILTVLTDSMEMYTSRLEEMRTELGAYSPLRAAVDHQRFVLGMGIDGMMELSYYDRKRIHNLKYYTWVEQQGKTSEELNAQWYDPDYWKSVHRMADLIDEKIGEFNKMTGLGE, encoded by the coding sequence GTGATCGATCTTACCGTCAACGAAGAAAAACTAAAAAACGCGGTCGAGATGGCGAAAAAGAGGAATGTTCTGATACCGACATTCAGGCAGATGAGGGATCCTGAAAAATACACGCCCGCTGGGATCAGGGAGAAGCTGAAAAAAACGGGCCTCTGGGATGTAGACCCTGCAAACCTCTTCCGGATCACGTGGAAGAATGAACCTAAAAAAGCGGGAGGACTCTTCGGTGAGGTCAACACCCTGGAATTCCCAAGCGAGTTCACCGGGGTAAAGGCACGCATCATCGCGCTCTGCGGCAAGTGGTTCCCTACAGGAGCGCACAAGGTCGGGGCAAGCTTCGGCTGCCTTGTCCCCCGTCTCGTGACCGGACAGTTCGACCCAACATGCCAGAAGGCAGTATGGCCGTCTACCGGCAACTACTGCCGTGGCGGAGCATACAACGCCCAGCTGCTCGGCTGTGAATCCATCGCGATACTCCCTGAGGGAATGAGCAAGGAGCGCTTCGAATGGCTGAGAACAGTGGCAGGTGAGATAATCGCCACTCCCGGCACAGAGAGCAACGTCAAGGAAATTTACGACGAAGTCGCGAGGATACGTGCCTCACGGCCCGAAGCGGTCATTTTCAACCAGTTCGACGAGATGGGCAACCACCTCTGGCACTACTATGTGACGGGAAGCGCCATGGAAGAAGCCCTTAAAAAGTCAATGGGACCGAAGGACAGGTACGCCGGAGTCGTCGTCACATCGGGATCCGCAGGAACTACTGCATGCGGAGATTACCTCAAAGAGATATACCCCCAGAGCAAAGTCGGCGTCGGAGAGGCGCTCCAGTGTCCTACCCTTTACCTCAACGGATTCGGTGAGCACCGGATCGAAGGAATAGGAGACAAACACATACCATGGGTCCATAACGTAAAGAACACGGACCTCGTATTTGCGATAGACGACAACAACTGCATGGCGATGGTCCGCCTATGCAACGAGCCGGAGGGACAGGAATACCTCAGGAGTCTCGGACTCTCAGACGAGTTCATCTCACAGCTGACCCTCATGGGCATATCCGGCGCCGCAAACGTCGCGATGGCGATAAAGATGGCAAAGTACTACGAGCTTACGGAGAACGATGTGATACTCACAGTCCTTACCGACTCCATGGAGATGTACACATCCAGGCTTGAAGAGATGCGCACTGAGCTTGGAGCATACTCGCCGCTAAGAGCTGCTGTCGACCACCAGAGATTCGTCCTGGGGATGGGCATCGACGGTATGATGGAACTGAGCTACTACGATCGAAAGAGGATACACAACCTTAAGTACTACACATGGGTGGAGCAGCAGGGCAAGACGAGCGAAGAGCTCAACGCCCAGTGGTATGACCCGGACTACTGGAAGAGCGTCCACCGTATGGCTGACCTTATCGATGAAAAGATCGGCGAGTTCAACAAAATGACAGGACTGGGAGAATAG